A single genomic interval of Zingiber officinale cultivar Zhangliang chromosome 4A, Zo_v1.1, whole genome shotgun sequence harbors:
- the LOC121973174 gene encoding 3-oxoacyl-[acyl-carrier-protein] reductase FabG-like isoform X1, with translation MSTTISIRSMSCSTSPRGIAAVVGVGPKLGRSVACKFAHEGYTVAILARDLGNLSRLAEEIALEAKAQVFAIRMDCSDSKSVREAFEGVLSLGFVEVLVYNACEPPAASPPTSFAAVTLHSFERSLAVSAVGAFHCAQHVIPGMAERGRGTIIFTGSSASLIGFAGRCELSCGKFALRGLSQCLAREFQSSGIHVVHAVIDGVIGLASARGRSSRGEQSPTLVDPDAIAQTYWHIHTQKKGAWTQEIDLRASIDSPTSTRVV, from the exons ATGTCGACGACAATCAGCATACGGTCCATGTCATGCTCCACCTCCCCCCGCGGCATCGCCGCCGTCGTCGGCGTCGGCCCCAAGCTCGGCCGCTCCGTCGCCTGCAAGTTCGCCCACGAAGGCTACACCGTCGCCATCCTGGCCCGCGATCTCG GTAACCTATCGCGGTTGGCGGAGGAGATCGCCCTGGAGGCGAAGGCGCAGGTGTTCGCCATCCGCATGGACTGCTCCGACTCCAAGTCGGTCCGCGAGGCCTTCGAGGGGGTTCTCTCCCTCGGCTTCGTCGAAGTGCTGGTGTACAATGCCTGCGAGCCGCCCGCCGCCAGCCCGCCCACCAGCTTCGCCGCCGTCACCCTGCACTCCTTCGAGCGCTCGCTCGCCGTCTCCGCCGTCGGAGCTTTCCACTGCGCCCAACAT GTAATTCCCGGCATGGCGGAGAGGGGCAGAGGCACCATAATCTTCACCGGATCTTCCGCCTCGCTCATCGGATTCGCAGGCCGCTGCGAGCTAA GCTGCGGTAAATTTGCTCTGAGGGGATTGTCTCAGTGCCTCGCCAGGGAATTCCAATCCTCTGGAATTCACGTCGTGCACGCCGTCATCGACGGGGTTATCGGTTTAGCAAG CGCACGCGGTCGATCCTCCAGAGGAGAACAGAGCCCGACGCTGGTGGATCCGGACGCAATAGCGCAGACTTACTGGCACATCCATACGCAAAAGAAGGGTGCATGGACGCAAGAGATCGACCTGCGAGCGTCCATCGACTCACCTACCAGTACCAGGGTTGTATGA
- the LOC121973174 gene encoding 3-oxoacyl-[acyl-carrier-protein] reductase FabG-like isoform X2 — translation MSTTISIRSMSCSTSPRGIAAVVGVGPKLGRSVACKFAHEGYTVAILARDLGNLSRLAEEIALEAKAQVFAIRMDCSDSKSVREAFEGVLSLGFVEVLVYNACEPPAASPPTSFAAVTLHSFERSLAVSAVGAFHCAQHVIPGMAERGRGTIIFTGSSASLIGFAGRCELSCGKFALRGLSQCLAREFQSSGIHVVHAVIDGVIGLARGEQSPTLVDPDAIAQTYWHIHTQKKGAWTQEIDLRASIDSPTSTRVV, via the exons ATGTCGACGACAATCAGCATACGGTCCATGTCATGCTCCACCTCCCCCCGCGGCATCGCCGCCGTCGTCGGCGTCGGCCCCAAGCTCGGCCGCTCCGTCGCCTGCAAGTTCGCCCACGAAGGCTACACCGTCGCCATCCTGGCCCGCGATCTCG GTAACCTATCGCGGTTGGCGGAGGAGATCGCCCTGGAGGCGAAGGCGCAGGTGTTCGCCATCCGCATGGACTGCTCCGACTCCAAGTCGGTCCGCGAGGCCTTCGAGGGGGTTCTCTCCCTCGGCTTCGTCGAAGTGCTGGTGTACAATGCCTGCGAGCCGCCCGCCGCCAGCCCGCCCACCAGCTTCGCCGCCGTCACCCTGCACTCCTTCGAGCGCTCGCTCGCCGTCTCCGCCGTCGGAGCTTTCCACTGCGCCCAACAT GTAATTCCCGGCATGGCGGAGAGGGGCAGAGGCACCATAATCTTCACCGGATCTTCCGCCTCGCTCATCGGATTCGCAGGCCGCTGCGAGCTAA GCTGCGGTAAATTTGCTCTGAGGGGATTGTCTCAGTGCCTCGCCAGGGAATTCCAATCCTCTGGAATTCACGTCGTGCACGCCGTCATCGACGGGGTTATCGGTTTAGCAAG AGGAGAACAGAGCCCGACGCTGGTGGATCCGGACGCAATAGCGCAGACTTACTGGCACATCCATACGCAAAAGAAGGGTGCATGGACGCAAGAGATCGACCTGCGAGCGTCCATCGACTCACCTACCAGTACCAGGGTTGTATGA